One Deinococcus aestuarii genomic window, GGCCATAGGGCAGAGCGTAGCAAGTCCCCGCCCTCCGACTTTTCCTCAGTTCGCCAGATACCGCAGGAACTCGCGCATCTCGTTCACGCACGTGCTCGCCTCGTGCTGGGCGCTGCTGCCCGTCACCGTGCGCAACAGGCCCGAGTCGCTGACATAGAGCTGGCTGATCCGGTAATCCACCCCCGCGTCCTCGTAGGTGTACGCGGCGAGCACGGCCCAGCCCCCCGCCCGCCCGACAGGCTGCGTCACGACCTCGCGCACCTCGCCCTTGCCCAGCGAGGTCTGGAGGCGTTTGGCGAAGGTGAGCGCCTGGTCCTGGGTCACGAAGGCCGGAAGGGGCTGCCCGTGGCGTTCTTCCCGCAACAGGCACGCGCCCGCCGGGTCGGTCCAGACGTTCGCGTTCCCGTTCACGGGCGTCCAGCCGCTCAGCGGCACGATCAGGGCCTGCGCGGGAGGGCCGAGCAGCGCCCCCAGCAGGCCGAGGCGAAGGGCGGCGTGGCGGGCAAAGCGGGGAGACGGGGCACGCATCCCGGAAACTGTAGCAGCGCCCGCCCGCCGTGGATGACCGTCCTCTCATCCAGGGGAATGGAGGGCGGCCAGCCGCGCCTCCAGCCCGGCCTTCACCCCCGGCCACTCGCGGCCCAGCACGCTGAACATCACGCTGTCGCGGGCGTAGCCGTCGGGCCGCACCTGAAACTGGCGCAGGGTGCCTTCCCGCACCGCGCCGAGCTTTTCCAGCGCGCGCAGGCTGCGGGCGTTGCGGGCGTCCACCTTGAAGTGCACCCGGTTCGCGCCGAGCTCCTCGAAGGCGCGCGTCATCAGCAGCAGCTTGCCCCCCGGGTTCGCGGCGGTGCCCTGCGCGGCGGGCACGAGCATGGTGCCGATCTCGGCCCAGCGGTCGGCGGGCCTGACCTCGCTGTAGCTGATGCGGCCCACGGCCCGCCCGCCCACGAGGACGGCCCAGTTCACCCGGCCCGGCAGGGCGTTCAGCCGCGTGAGGTAGGCCGCCCAGCCCTGTGCCGTGCGCGCTTCCGGTCCGCCCCGCGCCAGCAGGGCGTAGGTGTCCTCGTCCGCCCCCGCGTGCAGGTCTGCGGCGTGCGCCTCCCCCAGCGGCACGAGGGTGACGTGCCGCCCGGCCAGGGTCACGGGGTCGAGCCACTCGGCGAGCGGGGCGGGAGGAACGGGACGGGGCTCGGAGGTCACGTGTTCACGCTAGCCCAGGGGCCAGAAAAAGCAAACGCCCCGCCGGTGAGGGGGCGAGGCGCTGGAAAGAAGAGCGGCGGTCTAGCGCGGCGGGGGAGCGGCCCCGTCCGGCTCGTCGTCCCGGCGCGGGGGGAAGGCGGGGGGCTGGCTCACCCGCTGGCGCCCGCTCAGCGCCCGGCCCAGCGTCACCTCGTCGGCGTACTCCAGCGCGCCGCCCACCGGCAGCCCGTAGGCGATGCGGCTCACCACGGCGCCGAGCGGTTCGAGCAGCCGCTGGAGGTAGAGCGCCGTCGCGTCCCCCTCCACGGTCGTGCCCGTCGCCAGGATGACCTCCATGCCCTCCCCCACGCGCGGCAGCAGCGGGCGGAGGTGCAGCTTCTCCGGCCCCACCCCGTTCATCGGGCTGAGAACACCGTGCAGCACGTGGTACAGCCCCCGGTACTCCCCGCTGCGCTCGATGGCGATCACGTCCCCGGGTTCCTCGACCACGCAGATCGTCGCCTGGTCGCGGGTGGAGTCGCTGCACACGTCGCACAACTCCGCGTCGGTGATGTTGAAACACACCGGGCAGGTGTGCAGTTCCCGCTTGGCCGAGAGCAGCGCCCCCGCGAGCCGCTCGATGTCCTCGCGCGGCTGCTCGAACAGGTGAAAGGCGAGCCGCTGCGCACTCTTCGGCCCGATCCCCGGCAGCCGCGACAGCTCCCGGATCAGCGCCACCAGCGAAGGCGGGTACTTCACGCCTCACCCCCCTGACCGCTGGCCTGACGACTGGCGACTGGTGACTGGCGACGCCCCATCAGAAGCCGGGAATCCCCAGCCCGCGCGTCGCCTCCTGTTGCAGGGCGTCGGCCTTGCCGGAGGCGTCCGCGAGCGCCACGAGCAGCAGGTCCTCGAGGGCCTCCACGTCGCCGGGGTCCACCGCCTCGGGCTTGATCTTCAGCCCGGTCACCTTGCCGTGCCCGTTCATCGTGACGGTGACGAGCCCGCTGGCGCTGCCCTCCACCGTCTGCGCGGCCAGATTCTCCTGAATCTTGGCGGCAGCGGCCTGCGCCTGCTGCATCTGCTTCATCAGCTTCTTCATGTCCATAACCCGCCCATGATACCGGGGGCGGGGAACGGCGAACGTGGGTTGTGGAGGTCCAGAGGGCCTGCTCGACAGGCCGCCCGCTCAGAGCGCCGCCGCCTTCGCCCCCTTCGCCCGGCGGTAGAGCTGCGCGGGGCGCCCCACCCCGCTGCGCCGCTCCCCGCTGGCGACGAGGATGCCCTGCGCCAGAACACGCTTGCGAAAGTTGCGCTTGTCGAGCGAGCGGTCGAGGACCCCCTCGTAGACAGTTTGAAGTTCGGGCAGGGTAAAGGCGTCGGGCAGGAATTCGAGCGCGAGGTTGGCGTACTCCAGCCGCAGTTGCAGCCGCCCCAGCGCCCGGCCGAGGATCAGGGCATGGTCGAAGGCGAGCCGGGGCGGACGGTGCGCGGGGAACCAGTCGGCGCCCAGCGTGTGCCCCCCGCCCGTCACCCGGACGGTGCCGTGGGGCAGCACGGCGAGGTGCGCGACCGACACGATGCGCCCGCGTGGGTCACGGCTGGGCTCCCCGAAGGTGTAGAACTGTTCCAGGTGCCGGGGTTCGAGTTCCACCGTCGTCTCGGTGCGCAGTTCCCGGAGCGCGGCCTCGTGCAGGGCCTCGCCCGGCCCCACGAAGCCGCCCGGCAACGCCCAGTCGCGGGCGTGGGGCAATTCCCCCCGCTGCACGAGCAGCACGCGCAACTCCCCCCCGTGCATGGCAAAGGCCGCCACATCCACGGCCAACCCCACCTGGGTGGCCTGCGGCGGCAAGGAGAGTGTCCCCATGACACAAACTGTAGGCTTCGTGTCGCGGGAACGTCAAGGAGTAAGTGTAGGGTGGGGGGTGCGTGGAAGCCCTTCCACACGTACTTGCGGCCGGCGTTAGTGGGGGCTGGGTGGGCTTCTGGGAGCTGAATGGACGGGAACCCAACGTCGCGTGAGAGAGACCCTGCCGGAAGGTGCGGGCCGCGTGGTAAAATGCCCTGTCATGCCAGCTAAGGCGTGTGAGCCGTCTGCCCGCCAGCGTGTGGGGGACGCGCGGAGGTGATGACAATAGCGAAAGAACACAAGGTCAACGAGCAGATTCGCGTTCGCCAGATTCGGTTGATCGGCGCGGAGGGTGAGCAGATCGGGATCATCGACACGCGCGACGCCCTGGGCATGGCGCGTGAGAAGGGCCTGGACCTCGTGATGGTGAGTCCCCAGGCGGTGCCGCCCGTCTGCCGCCTGCTCGACTATGGCCGGTTCCGCTACGAGCAGCAGCAGAACGAGAAGGAAAACCGCAAGCGGGTCCGGGCCCAGGAGGTCAAGGCGATCAAGTTCCGGGTCAAGATCGACGACCACGACTTCAACACCAAGACCGGACACGTGCGCCGCTTTCTGGAAGAGGGCCACAAGGTCAAGGTCACGATCATGTTCCGTGGCCGCGAACGCACTCACCCCGAGCTCGGTGAGCGCATCCTGCACCGGGTCGCCGACACCCTGGCCGACATCGGCGCCCCGGAAGGGATGCCCTCGATGATGGGCATGGACATGAACATGATCATGGCCCCCAAGGCTGGCGCGGCCCCCCGGCGCCCTGCCGACGCCCCCGAGGGCGGCGTCGCCGTCAACGCCTGACCCGCCTGCCCGGCCGACGGCCCACCCCCGGGTGGGCCGTTTTTCCGTGGGTTGCCGTCTCCGCTCCGGGGACACCTCACCGGGAGCCCTAGTTTATTTTGTAAAGTATGGAGGCGGGCCCCGTGCCCGGCCCCATTCCAACCCCTGGAGGACCCCCATGATCAAGATGTACACGACGAGCTGGTGCCCCGACTGCCACGCCGCCAAACGCGCCCTGAGCAGCAAGGGGATCGCCTACGAGGAAATCAACATCGAGCAGGACGAGCGGGCCGCCGATTACGTGATGAGCGTCAACGGTGGGCGGCGGAGCGTTCCCACCCTCGTCAGCGGCGACGTGGCCCACAGCCTCAGCGGCTTCCGCCCGCAGAAGCTCGACGCCTTCCTGGCGGCCGCCGGGCTCTAGTTTCGGGCCTTGGCGAAAAGGCGGTCTGCGGGTGGGACCGCCTTTTCGCCCTGCACCTTCCCGCCGTGCGAGAGACTGGTGTATGGCCCCGCCTCCCGTTCGCCCGGCCCGCCCCGCCGACTTCCCCGCCCTGTGCCCCATGCTGCTCGACCTGGGCTTCGTGGAGGACGAGGGCGCCCTCGCCGCCCGTTTTCCCTCCTTCTGCACCCGCGACGACTTCGCCCTGCTGGTCGCGGAGGACGCGGAGGGCCGCCTGCTCGGGTACGCCGCTGTCCATGACTACGGCCCTCACCTCCGCTCGGGGGACTCGCAGCGTACCGCCAAACTGGACGACCTCTACACCGTCCCCGACGCAAGAAGGCAGGGCGTGGCCCGTTTGCTCATGCACGCGGTGGAGGACTGGGCCCGTGCCCGGCCCCTGCGTTACGTCTTCTGGTATGCCAACGATCACAGCGCCGCGCCCGCCTACGAGCGGATGGGCTATCGCTCGGCGGACGCCGGGCAGGAAGGCTACCGCTTCTTCGAGATCGACTTCGGGGAGGCGAACACCCGCACCCCTCACCCCCTGCGCGGCTCGTAGGCAGGTCGGCGGGTTGCTCCCCGCCGCCCGCGCCCGCTATCCTGTCCTCATGAAGCTCCCCGCCCATCACTCCGGTCTGGTGATGCCGTGCGGCGTGCTACGACGAATGCCCCACCTGCCCGGTCTGGTCACGCGAACTCCCGGCGCCTGAGAGCCTGCCCATCCGCTCTCAGGCGTTGTGCTGGAACGCGTCCAGACCGGGCCTACTCGTGCCTTTTGCTGCCCTCTCCAAGGAGCCACCCCATGCACGTCACCCTCCCCGACGGAAAACAACTCGACCTGCCCCAGGGGGCCACGGCCCTCGACGCCGCCCGCGCCATCGGCCCCCGCCTCGCCCAGGACGCGCTGGCCGCCACCGCGAACGGCGACCTCGTGGACCTGATGAGCCCGCTGCCCGACGGCGCGAGCGTCGCTCTCATCACGAGGAAGAACCCGGCGGACGCCGCCCCCCTCTTCCGCCACTCGCTCGGCCACGTGCTGAGTCAGGCGGTCGGCGAGTTCTACCAGCGCAAGGGCTACCCGCGTGAGGCCGTCAGGCGCGGCGTGGGCCCCGCCATCGAGAACGGCTTCTACCAGGACTTCGACCTGCCGGAGCCGCTGAAGGAAGAGGACCTGCCCGAGATCGAGCGGATCATGCGCGAGATCATCGGGCGCAACCTCGACATCGTTCGTCAGGACGTGGGGAAGGAAGCGGCCCTGGACCACTTCGGCTACGACCCCTACAAGGTCGAACTCATCCGCGAGTTCCCCGACGACGAGCCGGTCACGTTCTACACGCAGGGCGATTACGTGGACCTGTGCCGGGGCCCGCACTTCCCCAACACGGGCAAGCTGCCCACCGCCTTCAAGTTGATGAGCACGAGCGGGGCGTACTG contains:
- a CDS encoding GNAT family N-acetyltransferase, which translates into the protein MAPPPVRPARPADFPALCPMLLDLGFVEDEGALAARFPSFCTRDDFALLVAEDAEGRLLGYAAVHDYGPHLRSGDSQRTAKLDDLYTVPDARRQGVARLLMHAVEDWARARPLRYVFWYANDHSAAPAYERMGYRSADAGQEGYRFFEIDFGEANTRTPHPLRGS
- a CDS encoding glutaredoxin domain-containing protein, coding for MIKMYTTSWCPDCHAAKRALSSKGIAYEEINIEQDERAADYVMSVNGGRRSVPTLVSGDVAHSLSGFRPQKLDAFLAAAGL
- the recR gene encoding recombination mediator RecR — encoded protein: MKYPPSLVALIRELSRLPGIGPKSAQRLAFHLFEQPREDIERLAGALLSAKRELHTCPVCFNITDAELCDVCSDSTRDQATICVVEEPGDVIAIERSGEYRGLYHVLHGVLSPMNGVGPEKLHLRPLLPRVGEGMEVILATGTTVEGDATALYLQRLLEPLGAVVSRIAYGLPVGGALEYADEVTLGRALSGRQRVSQPPAFPPRRDDEPDGAAPPPR
- a CDS encoding GNAT family N-acetyltransferase; protein product: MTSEPRPVPPAPLAEWLDPVTLAGRHVTLVPLGEAHAADLHAGADEDTYALLARGGPEARTAQGWAAYLTRLNALPGRVNWAVLVGGRAVGRISYSEVRPADRWAEIGTMLVPAAQGTAANPGGKLLLMTRAFEELGANRVHFKVDARNARSLRALEKLGAVREGTLRQFQVRPDGYARDSVMFSVLGREWPGVKAGLEARLAALHSPG
- the infC gene encoding translation initiation factor IF-3, coding for MMTIAKEHKVNEQIRVRQIRLIGAEGEQIGIIDTRDALGMAREKGLDLVMVSPQAVPPVCRLLDYGRFRYEQQQNEKENRKRVRAQEVKAIKFRVKIDDHDFNTKTGHVRRFLEEGHKVKVTIMFRGRERTHPELGERILHRVADTLADIGAPEGMPSMMGMDMNMIMAPKAGAAPRRPADAPEGGVAVNA
- a CDS encoding YbaB/EbfC family nucleoid-associated protein encodes the protein MDMKKLMKQMQQAQAAAAKIQENLAAQTVEGSASGLVTVTMNGHGKVTGLKIKPEAVDPGDVEALEDLLLVALADASGKADALQQEATRGLGIPGF
- a CDS encoding NUDIX hydrolase translates to MGTLSLPPQATQVGLAVDVAAFAMHGGELRVLLVQRGELPHARDWALPGGFVGPGEALHEAALRELRTETTVELEPRHLEQFYTFGEPSRDPRGRIVSVAHLAVLPHGTVRVTGGGHTLGADWFPAHRPPRLAFDHALILGRALGRLQLRLEYANLALEFLPDAFTLPELQTVYEGVLDRSLDKRNFRKRVLAQGILVASGERRSGVGRPAQLYRRAKGAKAAAL